The proteins below come from a single Corylus avellana chromosome ca3, CavTom2PMs-1.0 genomic window:
- the LOC132173300 gene encoding umecyanin-like has protein sequence MAKMHLSLLVLAAIGCCFLMDPATAMIHIVGGAHGWRLPHNKTFFEQWAKPRTFGVGDKIVFPYRPGSNNVVVVNKEDFEVCGQKVVINMYYNGPTILKLTQTGDFYYYCGIGKHCEAGQKLHIKVVNGKGSAGSPFPFKLVNKDAVAPAPAESTHDVTLIPSTASVIQNFSMVFSLLAFLILL, from the exons ATGGCAAAGATGCATCTTAGTTTGCTGGTGTTGGCAGCAATCGGGTGCTGCTTCCTGATGGATCCGGCAACCGCAATGATCCACATTGTTGGAGGAGCACATGGCTGGCGTCTGCCTCACAACAAAACCTTCTTTGAACAATGGGCTAAACCAAGAACCTTTGGTGTAGGCGACAAAATTG TTTTCCCATACAGGCCAGGGTCCAACAACGTGGTGGTGGTTAACAAGGAAGACTTCGAGGTATGTGGCCAAAAGGTTGTGATTAACATGTACTACAATGGACCAACGATTCTCAAACTCACACAGACTGGGGACTTCTACTACTATTGTGGCATTGGGAAGCATTGTGAAGCTGGCCAAAAGCTCCACATCAAGGTCGTCAACGGAAAGGGCTCGGCCGGAAGTCCTTTCCCGTTTAAACTTGTCAATAAAGATGCTGTTGCACCCGCACCTGCTGAATCTACACATGATGTAACATTAATTCCATCCACAGCGTCCGTCATTCAAAATTTTAGCATGGTTTTTAGTTTGTTAGCTTTCTTGATCTTGTTGTGA